In Psychrobacter sp. P11G3, a single genomic region encodes these proteins:
- the pncB gene encoding nicotinate phosphoribosyltransferase, whose translation MTVSYAPIITSLLDNDLYKFTMLQAMLHQFPQTHGVYRFRCRNNKDAAYPLADIQKDLEQQLDSLCELRFLPDELEYLRSLRFIRSDFVDYLELFKLKRRFITVNTDDKGRLFIDIEGPMIQAMFFEVFVLAIVNELYFNALSNDSVIEEGQRRLDAKVALLHQYAEKQTQYGQETPPFIVADFGTRRRFSRRWQAHVVETLHKAEPKIVGGTSNVYLAKQLGMTPIGTMAHEFMQAFQALDVRLRDSQKAALEAWVHEYRGDLGIALTDVVGMDAFLRDFDLYFAKLFDGLRHDSGDPYIWGDKAIAHYEKLKIDPKTKILTFSDGLNLEKAWELHQYFKGRIRTSFGIGTNLTNDMGITPINIVLKLVECNGQPVAKLSDSPGKTMINNDTYLAYLRQVFEVDEPE comes from the coding sequence ATGACCGTTTCTTATGCACCTATTATTACTTCATTGCTTGATAATGATTTGTACAAATTTACGATGTTACAAGCCATGTTGCATCAGTTCCCGCAAACCCATGGTGTTTATCGCTTTCGCTGCCGTAATAACAAAGATGCAGCCTACCCATTGGCTGATATCCAAAAAGATCTAGAGCAGCAACTAGACAGCTTATGCGAATTGCGCTTTTTACCAGACGAGCTAGAGTACTTACGTAGCTTACGCTTTATTCGCTCAGATTTCGTTGATTATCTAGAGTTATTTAAGCTAAAACGTCGTTTTATTACGGTAAATACAGACGATAAGGGTCGCCTGTTTATCGACATCGAAGGGCCGATGATTCAAGCGATGTTCTTTGAAGTATTTGTACTAGCTATCGTCAATGAGCTGTATTTTAATGCTTTATCTAATGACAGCGTGATAGAAGAAGGGCAACGTCGCCTCGATGCAAAAGTAGCGCTATTACATCAGTATGCCGAAAAGCAAACTCAGTACGGTCAGGAGACGCCGCCATTTATTGTTGCGGATTTTGGCACGCGTAGACGCTTTAGTCGACGCTGGCAGGCACATGTAGTGGAGACGCTACATAAAGCCGAGCCAAAGATAGTCGGTGGTACGTCTAACGTGTATTTGGCCAAGCAGTTAGGAATGACACCAATAGGCACCATGGCGCATGAGTTTATGCAGGCGTTTCAGGCATTAGATGTGCGTCTGCGTGACTCACAAAAGGCCGCGCTTGAAGCGTGGGTGCATGAGTATCGTGGCGACTTGGGTATTGCATTGACAGATGTGGTTGGAATGGATGCGTTCTTACGTGATTTTGATTTATATTTTGCTAAGCTATTCGACGGTCTGCGTCATGATAGCGGCGACCCTTATATCTGGGGCGACAAGGCAATTGCCCATTATGAAAAGTTAAAAATAGATCCAAAAACCAAGATTTTGACCTTTAGCGATGGGTTAAATTTAGAGAAGGCGTGGGAGCTGCATCAATACTTTAAAGGTCGCATTAGAACTAGCTTTGGTATTGGCACCAATCTAACCAATGATATGGGCATTACACCGATTAATATCGTACTCAAGTTGGTAGAGTGCAATGGTCAGCCAGTCGCCAAGCTGTCTGATAGCCCAGGCAAGACTATGATAAATAACGACACGTATCTTGCCTATCTGCGCCAAGTCTTTGAGGTTGACGAACCAGAGTAA
- the xseB gene encoding exodeoxyribonuclease VII small subunit produces MTTPTRRRKKAAPKTFKAAYDILKTNAAELQQQDEPDIDNLMTTVEESIAAYRVCETRINAVQQALDVAFAEEKSTSSVDG; encoded by the coding sequence ATGACAACCCCTACTCGCCGACGCAAAAAAGCCGCCCCAAAAACCTTTAAGGCGGCTTACGATATCTTAAAAACCAATGCGGCGGAACTGCAGCAACAGGACGAGCCTGATATTGATAATCTGATGACAACGGTTGAAGAGTCTATTGCCGCTTATCGCGTTTGCGAGACTCGTATCAATGCTGTACAGCAAGCATTGGATGTGGCCTTTGCCGAAGAAAAATCTACCAGCAGTGTTGATGGTTAA
- the xseA gene encoding exodeoxyribonuclease VII large subunit, whose protein sequence is MRKPNLSNIKQAKVLAPAKDLATLEAELAEQEDHLEDTVLRLSDYLSAVEMVIKQTFDHRVWVKAEIRNLSSKGGHYYFELAEKDDDGKVVASCRGNLWRFKAARVLAKFERATGMPLERDLTVLLKVSAGFHAQYGFSITIEDIDPSYTLGDLARQYAEMVDRLTGEGLLHLNQQLPAPFDIEHVLVVAPEKAAGLGDFQADADRLASTGACQFHYHNATFQGNHAPAEIRQAIVSAQQQFYDIYQRLPDLLVIIRGGGAVGDLAYLNDYELAALVAEQPVPVWVGIGHERDKVILDEVAHTSFDTPSKVIAAIHSHLAQLVTQTLQHQAQIKQAAQRQLNIAEQQTARQLSQIQSQTVGQLTALRKDSDYAWRSIQQSAQRQVKQAVRLTAERYTQMQTLAHQKLAKAATNSKSYQESIMQNAQQQIVQAQRDSEHLRDIVLLHRPSRVLKQGYTMLTDAQNKQTLTSSSQLYPEQTVNIILKDGNAKAQILDVTMDKEATETSGAPT, encoded by the coding sequence ATGCGCAAACCCAATCTTTCAAATATTAAACAGGCCAAAGTATTAGCACCTGCCAAAGATTTGGCCACTCTAGAGGCGGAACTCGCTGAGCAGGAAGACCATCTAGAGGATACCGTCCTACGCCTAAGTGATTATTTATCAGCGGTTGAAATGGTCATCAAACAAACTTTTGACCACCGTGTCTGGGTAAAAGCTGAAATCCGCAATCTGTCGAGTAAAGGTGGTCATTACTACTTTGAACTGGCCGAAAAAGACGACGATGGCAAAGTGGTCGCCAGCTGCCGTGGCAATCTCTGGCGTTTCAAAGCTGCTCGTGTATTAGCTAAGTTTGAACGTGCAACTGGCATGCCGCTTGAGCGTGATTTGACCGTACTCCTCAAAGTATCGGCAGGCTTCCATGCCCAGTACGGCTTTTCAATCACCATTGAAGATATTGATCCCAGCTATACGCTAGGCGACTTGGCACGGCAATATGCAGAAATGGTCGATCGCTTAACAGGTGAAGGATTATTACATCTCAATCAGCAGTTACCCGCTCCTTTTGATATCGAACATGTGCTGGTCGTCGCTCCTGAAAAGGCGGCCGGATTGGGTGATTTTCAAGCAGATGCCGATCGCTTAGCCAGTACAGGTGCGTGTCAGTTCCACTACCATAATGCGACTTTTCAAGGCAATCATGCGCCTGCTGAAATCCGCCAAGCCATCGTTAGCGCCCAGCAGCAGTTTTACGATATTTATCAGCGTCTACCAGACTTGTTGGTCATTATTCGCGGCGGCGGTGCGGTTGGTGATTTGGCTTATCTCAATGATTATGAGCTGGCCGCTTTGGTTGCTGAGCAGCCTGTCCCTGTCTGGGTGGGTATCGGTCATGAGCGTGACAAAGTCATCTTAGATGAAGTGGCACATACCAGTTTTGACACCCCCTCAAAGGTAATCGCTGCTATCCATAGCCACTTGGCCCAGCTCGTCACTCAGACGCTACAACATCAGGCACAAATCAAGCAAGCGGCTCAGCGTCAATTGAATATTGCTGAGCAACAAACCGCACGCCAGTTAAGCCAAATACAGTCGCAAACGGTTGGGCAGCTCACCGCTCTACGAAAGGACAGTGACTATGCATGGCGCAGTATTCAACAAAGTGCCCAGCGCCAAGTCAAGCAAGCAGTCAGACTGACGGCTGAGCGATACACACAAATGCAAACCTTAGCGCATCAAAAGCTCGCAAAAGCCGCGACTAATAGCAAAAGTTATCAAGAATCAATCATGCAAAACGCACAGCAGCAAATTGTGCAAGCACAGCGTGATAGCGAACATCTACGTGATATTGTGCTATTACATCGACCGTCTCGCGTGCTCAAGCAAGGATACACCATGCTCACGGATGCTCAAAACAAGCAGACGCTCACTAGTAGCAGCCAACTCTATCCTGAGCAAACTGTCAATATCATTTTAAAAGATGGCAACGCAAAAGCGCAGATTCTCGATGTCACTATGGATAAAGAAGCGACAGAAACCTCAGGCGCTCCAACTTAA